From one Lycium barbarum isolate Lr01 chromosome 6, ASM1917538v2, whole genome shotgun sequence genomic stretch:
- the LOC132643599 gene encoding uncharacterized protein LOC132643599, protein MSKLDKSIVFSICKTVLICGLVLYCCTIFLFNDSEHQFPASDLFSSLQFTSSPSSPSPPPPPSSQTSTSSIISPTNISHLVFGLLGNEKAWHNRKAYVESWWRPNITKGHLFLDVPPKGDDLLPWSLNSPPYRISDDVSKLLKETNHVDARVMRMVHGIMEVVREAHEGVRWVIMGDDDSIFFVENMVDILAQYDHNKYYYFGGHSEFILSNYWYSFNQAFGGAGIMLSYPLAKTFANTVMSCLKRYAHLQSSDRTTMLCVADLGVNLSPLQGIHQIDLRGDISGFLSYHPKSLLASLHHYDMVDPIFPSMDRAQAGFHIQKAAKYDQSRMLQQTICHHRSKNWTFSVSWGYSAHIYEKIMPRSWLQNPIETFKTWQRSRRPPHYMFDVRSPSWHPCEAPHVFFFKSVEKNRRGEIVTTYTRAWPRRIGACLEAGNYSAEYISEIQVYSSATKRIEIDRCECCDIIHEAGSNKADIKYRECKIDEIIA, encoded by the exons ATGTCTAAACTTGACAAATCCATCGTCTTTAGCATTTGCAAAACAGTGCTAATTTGTGGTTTAGTCCTATACTGTTGCACCATTTTCCTTTTCAATGACTCTGAGCATCAGTTTCCAGCTTCCGATCTTTTTTCTTCTTTACAATTCACAAGctctccttcttctccttctcctcctcctcctccttcttctcaaACAAGTACATCATCAATTATTTCACCAACCAATATTAGTCACCTTGTTTTTGGACTTTTAGGTAATGAAAAAGCATGGCACAatagaaaagcctatgttgaatCATGGTGGAGACCAAATATTACAAAAGGACATCTTTTTCTAGATGTTCCTCCTAAAGGTGATGATCTTCTCCCATGGTCCTTAAATTCACCTCCTTATAGAATATCCGATGATGTCTCAAAACTTCTTAAGGAAACCAATCATGTTGATGCAAGAGTTATGAGAATGGTTCATGGGATTATGGAAGTTGTTAGGGAGGCACATGAAGGAGTAAGATGGGTAATTATGGGGGATGATGATTCGATATTTTTCGTGGAAAATATGGTTGATATTCTTGCACAATATGATCATAACAAGTACTATTATTTTGGAGGACATTCGGAATTTATATTGTCGAATTATTGGTACTCATTTAATCAAGCTTTTGGTGGTGCTGGAATTATGTTGAGTTATCCTTTGGCTAAAACATTTGCAAATACTGTAATGTCTTGCTTAAAGCGATATGCTCATTTGCAATCTTCTGATAGAACTACAATGCTTTGTGTAGCTGACCTTGGAGTCAATCTTTCTCCTCTTCAGGGTATTCATCAG ATTGATCTTCGTGGTGACATATCTGGCTTTCTATCATATCATCCAAAGTCTCTATTAGCGTCCCTTCACCATTATGATATGGTTGACCCAATATTTCCCTCTATGGATCGTGCACAAGCAGGTTTCCACATCCAAAAAGCTGCAAAATATGATCAATCACGCATGTTACAACAAACCATATGCCACCACAGGTCTAAAAATTGGACATTTTCAGTTTCTTGGGGTTACTCAGCTCATATTTATGAGAAAATTATGCCCAGGAGTTGGTTACAAAATCCAATAGAAACATTTAAAACATGGCAAAGAAGTCGTAGGCCACCACATTACATGTTTGATGTTAGAAGTCCTTCTTGGCATCCATGTGAAGCCCCTCATGTATTTTTCTTCAAGTCCGTTGAGAAAAATCGAAGAGGTGAAATTGTTACAACGTATACGAGGGCATGGCCTAGACGGATAGGAGCTTGTTTGGAAGCTGGAAATTATTCTGCAGAGTATATATCTGAAATTCAAGTTTACTCATCAGCAACAAAACGCATTGAG ATTGATAGATGTGAATGTTGTGACATAATCCATGAGGCAGGATCAAACAAGGCTGATATCAAATATAGAGAGTGTAAGATAGATGAGATAATAGCTTGA